In Mycolicibacterium mucogenicum DSM 44124, the following are encoded in one genomic region:
- a CDS encoding NmrA/HSCARG family protein produces the protein MADTYAVIGATGATGGAVASALVERGLRVRAVARNPQSSRAQRLSDAGIEVVAADLGDEQALTHAFTDVAGVFAVTTPFEEGPDIEVEQGLHIIGAAVHAHVPHLVLCSVSNADQHTGIPHFESKARVEDALVASGVPYTIVGPTYFYDNLLGGIDELQSGRFTLPLPATKPLQQLSRRDLGRFVATILLDPQRFARTRIDIASDAPTPEQMTAVLERTLGYPIQLITYDPSQIASVDMRAMFSFLSTQGYSADIAGLHQRYPDIGWQTFSEWVAEHLTVHASPR, from the coding sequence ATGGCTGATACGTACGCGGTGATCGGTGCCACCGGGGCGACCGGCGGTGCTGTCGCGAGCGCCCTGGTCGAGCGTGGCCTGCGCGTGCGTGCCGTCGCGCGTAACCCACAATCCTCGCGCGCACAGAGACTTTCGGACGCGGGTATCGAGGTCGTCGCGGCTGACCTGGGTGACGAACAAGCCCTGACCCATGCCTTCACCGACGTCGCGGGAGTGTTCGCCGTCACCACGCCGTTCGAAGAAGGCCCCGATATCGAAGTAGAGCAAGGCCTACACATCATCGGTGCCGCTGTCCACGCGCACGTCCCTCATCTGGTCCTTTGCTCTGTCTCCAACGCCGACCAGCACACCGGGATTCCGCATTTCGAGAGCAAAGCCAGGGTCGAAGACGCGTTGGTCGCCTCCGGTGTGCCGTACACGATCGTCGGCCCGACCTACTTCTACGACAACCTCCTCGGCGGCATCGACGAGCTCCAGTCCGGCCGGTTCACCCTGCCGCTGCCGGCCACCAAACCGCTGCAGCAGCTGTCCCGGCGCGACCTGGGCCGGTTCGTCGCCACGATTCTTCTTGACCCGCAACGCTTTGCGAGGACGCGCATCGACATCGCATCGGATGCACCGACACCGGAACAGATGACCGCTGTACTCGAGCGCACGCTCGGCTATCCGATTCAGCTGATCACCTACGACCCGTCCCAGATCGCCTCCGTCGATATGCGGGCGATGTTCAGTTTCTTGTCCACGCAGGGGTACAGCGCCGATATCGCCGGCCTGCATCAGCGCTACCCGGATATCGGCTGGCAGACCTTCAGCGAGTGGGTGGCCGAACATCTCACTGTCCATGCGAGCCCGCGGTAG
- a CDS encoding glyoxalase, giving the protein MLRSRLRWTAAILAAALLAGCAGEPAPTGPATTQAASQAVGPQYDSVHVYVAPGQLDAFVSSWLATFGGSAKPAAVVTVTPTPSQTKSQLILSPVGTISAFEFTTAVPYPFGSERTGWLMGDFDAGVQQARDAGAAVVVEPFPDPIGRDAIIAFPGGVNAQLYWHTAAPNYQPLVSVPDNRVYLPVASVDPFLKSYLQFTHGRADADAADADGVLIGKPGTTFRRIHITSPFGNTMVAVTDGHLPYPYGHELAGYVVDDVVAVTNKAVAAGAKVLVPVVRSGHTSSAVLQWPGGYVAELHTD; this is encoded by the coding sequence GTGCTGCGAAGCCGATTGCGCTGGACGGCAGCGATATTGGCAGCGGCTCTGCTGGCCGGTTGTGCCGGCGAGCCGGCGCCGACGGGTCCTGCGACCACGCAAGCCGCGAGCCAGGCGGTCGGCCCGCAGTATGACTCGGTACATGTCTATGTCGCGCCGGGTCAGCTCGACGCCTTCGTCAGCAGCTGGCTCGCCACGTTCGGTGGATCGGCGAAGCCCGCCGCCGTCGTCACCGTCACGCCCACACCCAGTCAGACGAAATCGCAGCTGATCTTGTCCCCGGTCGGAACCATTTCGGCGTTCGAGTTCACCACGGCGGTGCCGTACCCATTCGGCTCCGAAAGAACCGGCTGGCTGATGGGTGATTTCGATGCCGGCGTACAGCAAGCCCGCGACGCCGGCGCTGCCGTCGTCGTCGAGCCGTTTCCCGATCCGATCGGCCGCGACGCCATCATTGCGTTCCCGGGCGGCGTGAACGCCCAATTGTACTGGCATACAGCAGCGCCCAACTATCAGCCGCTGGTGTCGGTGCCGGACAACCGGGTCTATCTACCGGTGGCGAGCGTAGACCCGTTCCTCAAGAGCTACCTACAGTTCACGCACGGCCGTGCCGACGCCGATGCGGCCGACGCCGATGGGGTGCTGATCGGCAAGCCGGGCACGACCTTTCGGCGCATTCACATCACGTCGCCGTTCGGCAACACGATGGTCGCCGTGACCGACGGCCACCTGCCGTATCCGTACGGCCACGAACTCGCTGGATATGTGGTGGACGACGTCGTGGCCGTCACGAACAAGGCTGTTGCCGCCGGCGCGAAAGTGTTGGTGCCGGTGGTGCGTTCGGGCCACACGAGCTCGGCTGTCCTGCAATGGCCGGGCGGCTACGTCGCCGAGCTCCACACCGACTGA
- the poxB gene encoding ubiquinone-dependent pyruvate dehydrogenase: MSTVADHIIATLQASGVDRVFGLPGDSLNGFTDAIRRAGGISWEHVRHEEAAAFAAAGFAAVTGQLAVCAGSCGPGNLHLINGLFDAQRSRVPVLAIAAHIPAGEIGSQYFQETHPQELFRECSVFCEMATTPESALRVLQMAMRAAVEEQGVAVVVIPGEVFLHRLPDPGRIRPVLPARPIVRPDDASLATAAAILNEAAKVTILAGAGTAGAHQQLVELAGTLQAPVVHALRGKEFVEYDNPYDVGMTGLLGFASGYKAIKEADVLLMLGTDFPYRQFYPENATVIQVDIRGRHLGRRTPIDLGLVGTVRDTLTALRPFLTRKTDRSHLDRAVDHYRRTRRRLDALAVNDHDRTPIRPEYVAALVDRLAATDAVFTVDVGSPVVWAARYLTMNGRRRLLGSFNHGTMACALPLAVGAQTVDRHRQVVALAGDGGLTMLLGELITLVQNRLPVKLIVFNNSSLNFVELEMKAAGIVTFGTDLDNPDFAAVARSCGVFSRRVEHPSELESAVSEALAHDGPALVDVVTARNELTIPPTITAEQAKGFSLYAIRTVLAGHSDELLDLITTSVARRILD; the protein is encoded by the coding sequence ATGTCTACCGTTGCCGACCACATCATCGCGACATTGCAGGCCAGCGGCGTCGACCGCGTGTTCGGGCTCCCTGGTGACAGCCTGAACGGATTCACCGATGCGATCCGCCGGGCCGGCGGCATTTCTTGGGAGCATGTTCGTCACGAGGAAGCTGCCGCGTTCGCCGCAGCGGGTTTCGCGGCGGTGACGGGTCAACTGGCCGTGTGCGCGGGCAGCTGCGGCCCGGGAAATCTCCACTTGATCAACGGCTTGTTCGACGCGCAGCGCAGCCGGGTACCGGTGCTGGCAATCGCCGCGCACATTCCCGCGGGGGAGATCGGGTCACAGTATTTCCAGGAGACCCACCCACAGGAACTCTTCCGCGAGTGCAGCGTCTTCTGCGAGATGGCCACTACCCCGGAGTCGGCCCTTCGCGTACTGCAGATGGCCATGCGCGCCGCGGTGGAAGAGCAGGGTGTCGCAGTGGTGGTCATTCCTGGAGAGGTGTTCCTGCACCGGCTGCCCGATCCTGGCCGCATCCGTCCGGTGCTGCCGGCCCGCCCGATCGTGCGCCCAGACGACGCATCGCTTGCGACCGCAGCCGCGATCCTCAATGAGGCTGCCAAGGTGACGATTCTGGCCGGTGCCGGGACGGCCGGCGCCCATCAGCAGTTGGTCGAGTTGGCGGGGACGTTGCAGGCGCCCGTCGTGCATGCGTTGCGCGGCAAGGAGTTCGTCGAGTACGACAATCCCTACGACGTCGGGATGACGGGGCTGCTGGGCTTCGCATCGGGCTACAAGGCCATCAAGGAAGCCGATGTGTTGTTGATGCTGGGCACGGATTTTCCCTACCGGCAGTTCTATCCGGAGAACGCCACGGTCATTCAGGTCGATATCCGCGGACGGCACCTGGGCCGGCGCACGCCGATCGACCTGGGTTTGGTGGGCACCGTGCGAGACACGTTGACGGCGTTGCGCCCCTTCCTGACCCGGAAGACGGATCGGAGCCATCTCGACCGCGCGGTCGATCATTATCGCCGCACGCGCCGCCGCCTCGACGCGCTGGCGGTCAATGACCATGACCGCACGCCGATTCGCCCGGAATATGTTGCTGCACTGGTCGATCGGCTGGCCGCGACCGATGCTGTCTTCACCGTCGATGTGGGTTCGCCGGTGGTGTGGGCCGCTCGGTACCTGACGATGAACGGCCGACGGCGGCTCCTCGGATCGTTCAATCACGGCACGATGGCATGCGCGTTGCCCTTGGCTGTCGGGGCGCAAACCGTCGATCGTCACCGCCAAGTCGTCGCGCTTGCCGGTGACGGTGGCCTGACGATGCTTCTCGGTGAGTTGATCACGTTGGTGCAGAACCGGTTACCCGTAAAACTGATCGTGTTCAACAATTCGTCGTTGAACTTCGTGGAACTTGAAATGAAGGCCGCAGGCATCGTGACCTTCGGCACCGATCTGGACAATCCGGACTTCGCGGCGGTCGCGCGATCCTGTGGGGTGTTCAGCCGCCGGGTCGAGCATCCATCGGAGCTGGAGTCGGCCGTCAGCGAGGCACTCGCCCACGACGGGCCGGCGCTGGTCGATGTGGTCACGGCGCGCAATGAACTGACGATCCCGCCGACCATCACGGCCGAACAAGCGAAAGGATTCTCCCTCTACGCGATCCGCACGGTGCTGGCCGGGCACTCGGACGAACTGCTGGATCTGATCACCACCAGTGTGGCCCGCCGGATCTTGGACTGA
- a CDS encoding amidohydrolase family protein translates to MTITVYPSPAGPEGIPVRVVTLEEHFATPEYLAATEQFLPPIARSAALQAALVDLDDARIAAMDAGGVDVQVLSLAAGAQHRLAPNDATALVRDANDAAHAATRRHPDRLRMFVSLALGQPDHAADELRRGVRELGAVGGFLDGTGGGSFLDDPRYTPIFEVACELDVPLYLHPTPPPRVVQETYTAGLPESSAYFLATAAYTWHAELGLHCLRIILAGVLDRFPKLRFIIGHLGEHLPYSLLRAQDGLPMSVTGLQRSVSDYFLDHFTVTTSGYFTTPPFMCARDVVGTDRLMYSVDYPYRSPQAGAEFLRRLPISVSELTAVASGNAERILKL, encoded by the coding sequence GTGACGATCACGGTGTATCCATCTCCCGCGGGCCCGGAAGGGATCCCAGTCCGCGTCGTCACGCTCGAGGAGCACTTCGCCACCCCGGAATACCTGGCTGCGACCGAACAATTCCTGCCACCCATCGCGCGGTCGGCGGCGCTGCAGGCCGCCCTGGTCGATCTCGATGATGCCCGGATCGCCGCGATGGACGCAGGCGGTGTCGACGTCCAGGTGCTCTCGCTGGCCGCCGGCGCGCAACACCGGCTGGCGCCGAACGACGCCACGGCCCTGGTCCGAGATGCCAACGACGCCGCGCATGCCGCCACACGCCGGCACCCCGACCGGCTCCGCATGTTCGTCAGCCTGGCCCTCGGGCAGCCCGACCACGCCGCCGATGAGTTGCGCCGCGGCGTGCGCGAACTGGGCGCCGTCGGCGGCTTTCTCGACGGCACCGGGGGCGGCTCCTTTCTCGACGATCCGCGCTACACCCCGATCTTCGAGGTCGCCTGCGAACTCGATGTGCCGCTGTATCTTCACCCAACTCCGCCGCCACGCGTCGTACAGGAGACCTATACCGCGGGGCTTCCCGAGAGCAGCGCCTACTTCCTGGCCACGGCGGCCTACACCTGGCACGCTGAACTCGGATTACATTGTCTACGAATCATTCTCGCCGGTGTCCTCGACCGGTTCCCAAAGCTGCGATTCATCATTGGGCATCTCGGTGAGCACCTGCCCTACTCCCTGTTGCGCGCCCAGGACGGGTTGCCGATGTCGGTAACCGGGCTGCAGCGCTCCGTCAGTGACTACTTTCTCGACCACTTCACCGTCACCACGAGCGGCTACTTCACCACTCCCCCGTTCATGTGCGCACGTGACGTCGTCGGCACCGACCGCTTGATGTATTCGGTGGACTACCCCTACCGATCCCCGCAGGCTGGTGCGGAATTTCTGCGCCGGCTACCGATTTCCGTGTCCGAGTTGACCGCCGTGGCCTCGGGCAACGCCGAACGAATCCTCAAGCTATGA
- a CDS encoding xanthine dehydrogenase family protein molybdopterin-binding subunit: MTDNSELWSEAIGRPVNRVEGSDKVTGRARYAADTNLPDVQHAVMVQSTVSHGRVTRDSLIAATDRARSAPGVTGVLSPLNCPALHTLPADLTWDLPLERRPPLSDLTVQHRGQHLALVVADTLENAQYAASLMDLTYDELPALLTARDVLDGPSHEDSGPIVRSGVYQPDHFVKLEEEKLQDHRGPADEPIDGVKVTARYTTPENAHYPIELASTIARWDGDHLTVHDTTRWIAGERQTLATYLGIPVDNIRIIAPLVGGAFGSKSFMWMHVVLCAVAARMTGRAVKLVLPRAQMFTSTGHRPPTEQHLSLVADAQTRLTSIEHHTLTETSTIAHFCEPTGLSTRFLYQSPRMVVSHSVARVHRPTPCFMRGPGEAPGLFALEVAMDELAHALGVDPLQLRITNYAAADQASGRPWSEAHLLECYRQGADRFGWEHRPHQPRSLRRDGVLVGWGMATATYPGRRMPAGCRVHTRTDGTVEFSSATHEVGTGVRTVMTQIAADSTGLQLPQVVFYSGDSDFPTAPYSGASQTTAAVGSAVFAAGLEWKRRLLEYLVADRDSPCSGFELSALDIRAGYVVSAHADRPVSTVATLLAAADSGLLDHLTFTSSSGGAPEDGPMSQSFGAHFCEVEVDEELGRASVTRWVAAMDCGRVINPKLARSQVVGGITFGLGMALLEDMPYDPGTGHALGEYYVPTHADVPSFDITFVDGADTHLTEFGARGVGEIGICGVPAAVANAVFHATGRRLRDLPITIENLLSPFSETHQDRSS; encoded by the coding sequence ATGACGGACAATTCGGAACTCTGGAGCGAGGCGATCGGCCGGCCCGTCAACCGGGTCGAGGGCAGCGACAAGGTGACCGGTCGGGCCCGCTACGCGGCCGACACCAACCTGCCCGATGTGCAACATGCCGTGATGGTGCAGTCGACCGTGTCACACGGCCGAGTCACCCGCGACTCGCTGATTGCCGCGACTGACCGTGCCCGGTCCGCGCCGGGTGTGACGGGCGTGCTGTCACCGCTGAATTGCCCTGCATTACACACCCTTCCAGCTGACCTCACGTGGGACCTGCCCCTGGAACGCCGGCCGCCCCTGTCAGATTTGACCGTCCAGCATCGCGGTCAACATCTGGCATTGGTGGTCGCCGACACTCTGGAGAATGCGCAGTACGCCGCCTCGTTGATGGACCTGACGTACGACGAGCTACCGGCACTGTTGACGGCACGCGACGTGCTCGACGGGCCTTCGCACGAGGACAGCGGCCCGATCGTGCGCAGCGGCGTGTACCAGCCCGATCACTTTGTGAAGCTGGAGGAAGAAAAGCTCCAAGACCACCGGGGTCCCGCCGATGAACCGATCGACGGCGTCAAGGTCACCGCGCGCTACACCACGCCGGAGAACGCCCACTACCCGATCGAACTGGCGTCGACCATCGCGAGATGGGACGGTGACCACCTGACCGTGCACGACACCACGCGGTGGATCGCCGGCGAACGGCAAACGCTGGCAACCTATCTGGGCATCCCCGTCGACAACATCCGGATCATCGCGCCTCTGGTCGGCGGGGCGTTCGGTTCGAAGAGTTTCATGTGGATGCACGTCGTGCTGTGCGCAGTGGCTGCGCGGATGACGGGACGGGCCGTCAAGCTGGTGTTGCCCCGCGCCCAGATGTTCACCTCGACCGGGCACCGTCCGCCCACCGAGCAGCATCTCAGTCTGGTCGCCGACGCCCAGACCCGGCTGACCAGCATCGAGCACCACACCCTCACCGAGACCTCGACCATCGCCCATTTCTGCGAACCCACCGGGCTGTCGACACGGTTCCTCTACCAGTCACCGCGAATGGTGGTGTCGCACAGCGTGGCCCGGGTACACCGCCCCACCCCGTGCTTCATGCGCGGCCCCGGTGAAGCGCCAGGGCTGTTCGCCCTGGAAGTGGCGATGGACGAGCTCGCCCATGCGCTCGGGGTGGATCCGCTGCAACTGCGGATCACCAACTACGCGGCCGCAGACCAGGCCAGTGGCCGACCGTGGTCCGAAGCGCATCTGCTCGAGTGTTATCGGCAGGGAGCCGACCGATTCGGCTGGGAGCACCGACCGCACCAACCCCGTTCACTACGACGCGACGGCGTGCTGGTCGGGTGGGGCATGGCCACCGCCACGTATCCGGGACGCCGGATGCCCGCAGGCTGCCGCGTACACACCCGCACTGACGGCACGGTCGAGTTCTCTTCTGCCACGCACGAAGTCGGCACCGGCGTCAGAACCGTGATGACCCAGATCGCCGCGGACTCCACCGGACTGCAACTGCCACAAGTTGTGTTCTACTCCGGCGACTCGGACTTCCCCACCGCGCCGTACAGCGGAGCATCGCAAACCACAGCGGCCGTCGGGTCGGCGGTCTTCGCGGCCGGCCTCGAATGGAAGCGCCGGCTGCTCGAGTACCTGGTTGCCGACCGCGACTCACCGTGTTCCGGATTCGAGCTGTCCGCGTTGGACATTCGCGCCGGCTATGTTGTCAGCGCGCACGCCGACCGGCCCGTCAGCACTGTCGCGACACTGTTGGCCGCTGCCGATTCCGGCCTGCTCGATCACCTCACCTTCACCAGCTCCAGTGGCGGCGCGCCGGAGGACGGACCGATGTCGCAATCGTTCGGCGCGCACTTCTGCGAGGTGGAGGTCGACGAAGAGCTCGGACGGGCATCGGTGACGCGGTGGGTGGCAGCGATGGACTGCGGACGGGTCATCAACCCGAAGCTGGCGCGCAGTCAGGTGGTCGGCGGCATCACTTTCGGGCTCGGCATGGCTCTCCTCGAAGACATGCCGTACGACCCGGGCACCGGCCATGCGCTGGGTGAGTACTACGTGCCGACCCACGCAGACGTCCCGTCATTCGACATCACCTTCGTCGATGGCGCCGACACCCATCTGACAGAGTTCGGCGCCCGCGGCGTCGGCGAGATCGGCATCTGCGGCGTCCCCGCCGCGGTCGCCAACGCCGTCTTCCACGCCACCGGTCGGCGCCTGCGCGACCTACCGATAACCATCGAAAACCTGTTGTCCCCATTCAGCGAAACACACCAGGACCGATCCTCATGA
- a CDS encoding (2Fe-2S)-binding protein, with translation MTAAAKPEHTIELSINGTMRIVQTDVRSTLLDLLRERLGFTGTKKGCDHGLCGACTVAVNGHRVLSCLTLAVSIDGASVRTIEGIADDEELHPLQQAFIDHDGFQCGYCTSGQISSAHAVLSEHARGDLSAASFDGPYDDIARGPETLSVNEIRERMAGNICRCGAYPHIVDAIASCLPGCRR, from the coding sequence ATGACTGCTGCCGCCAAACCTGAACACACCATCGAACTGTCGATCAACGGCACGATGCGCATCGTCCAGACGGATGTCCGCTCGACCCTGCTGGATCTATTGCGCGAGCGCCTCGGCTTCACTGGAACCAAGAAGGGCTGCGACCACGGTCTGTGCGGCGCGTGCACAGTGGCTGTCAACGGTCATCGTGTGCTGAGCTGCCTGACCCTCGCCGTGTCGATCGATGGTGCCAGCGTCCGCACCATCGAGGGCATCGCCGATGACGAGGAACTCCACCCGCTGCAGCAGGCATTCATCGATCACGACGGCTTCCAATGCGGCTATTGCACGTCCGGCCAGATCAGCTCTGCGCACGCGGTACTCAGCGAGCATGCCCGTGGCGACCTGTCCGCGGCCTCGTTCGACGGTCCGTACGATGACATCGCCAGAGGCCCCGAAACCTTGTCGGTCAACGAGATTCGCGAACGGATGGCCGGAAACATCTGCCGCTGTGGGGCCTATCCCCATATCGTCGATGCGATCGCATCGTGCCTGCCCGGATGCCGCCGATGA
- a CDS encoding FAD binding domain-containing protein: protein MRTFDFQHARDVDDALSIAAAGATYFAGGTNLLDLMKLGVTEPVALVDIGRLGLDQITATDSGGIMIGAGVTNSAVANHRLVRTQYPVLSQAILSGATTQLRNMATAGGNLMQRTRCPYFMDVSFPACNKRRPGSGCGALEGSNREHALFGASASCVAVHPSDMAVALAILDAVVHVQAPTGPRSVALSEFFQLPGDDPSRDNALGAGDLIVGIELPTSEYAYHSWYLKVRDRHSYAFALVSVAAGLTIDDGIITSAAIALGGVAAKPWRVSAAEAALIGRPADTGTFSAAAELAMSGAATLSQNEFKVDLGKHSVVRALHRASTRR, encoded by the coding sequence ATGAGAACATTCGACTTCCAGCACGCCCGAGACGTCGACGACGCCCTCAGCATTGCCGCCGCCGGCGCAACGTACTTCGCCGGCGGAACGAACCTGCTGGATCTGATGAAGCTCGGCGTGACCGAGCCGGTGGCGCTGGTCGACATCGGCAGGCTCGGCCTCGACCAGATCACGGCGACCGACAGTGGCGGCATCATGATCGGCGCGGGTGTGACCAACAGCGCGGTAGCCAATCATCGGCTGGTCCGCACCCAGTACCCCGTGCTGTCGCAGGCGATTCTCTCCGGCGCGACAACGCAATTGCGGAACATGGCCACTGCCGGCGGCAATCTCATGCAACGCACCCGATGCCCGTACTTCATGGACGTGTCGTTCCCCGCATGCAACAAGCGCCGGCCCGGTTCCGGGTGCGGCGCACTCGAGGGCTCCAACCGCGAGCACGCACTGTTCGGCGCCAGCGCGTCGTGCGTCGCGGTACACCCGTCCGACATGGCGGTCGCACTGGCGATCCTTGACGCCGTCGTGCACGTGCAGGCGCCCACAGGACCTCGCAGCGTCGCACTGTCGGAATTCTTCCAGCTCCCCGGTGACGACCCGTCACGCGACAATGCGCTGGGCGCGGGCGACTTGATCGTCGGCATCGAGTTGCCGACGTCTGAATACGCCTATCACAGTTGGTATCTCAAAGTCCGCGACCGCCACAGTTACGCCTTCGCCCTCGTGTCGGTGGCTGCCGGCCTGACCATCGACGACGGAATCATCACGTCGGCGGCCATCGCGCTGGGCGGGGTGGCTGCGAAACCGTGGCGGGTATCAGCGGCCGAGGCGGCCCTGATCGGCCGCCCCGCAGACACCGGGACATTCAGCGCTGCTGCCGAATTGGCGATGAGCGGTGCTGCGACGTTGAGCCAGAACGAGTTCAAAGTAGATCTCGGAAAACACAGCGTCGTACGTGCACTGCACAGGGCCAGCACCCGGCGGTGA
- a CDS encoding GntR family transcriptional regulator has protein sequence MQRTPFHSAFRADLLAGRFSPAEPLTESALTAAYGVSRTPVREALSRLEQEGLISRSVRGYRIRSGSPDDVIEIYDVRIALEKAAAEAAAARRTELQVAHLAELHQQAVAAEDPATARQLNSQWHEVLWAASHNSTLRETLTNLVARLRLCDREAMHRDDLADVVTEHEAIMDAVRRHDADAASTAIAAHLQRTKQERLDTFARLYSQPPVFER, from the coding sequence GTGCAACGGACGCCATTTCACAGCGCATTTCGTGCCGATCTGTTGGCAGGCCGGTTCTCCCCGGCTGAACCCCTGACCGAAAGCGCACTCACCGCCGCGTACGGAGTCTCCCGGACGCCCGTACGCGAGGCGTTGAGCCGGTTGGAGCAGGAGGGGCTGATCAGCCGCTCCGTGCGCGGCTACCGCATCCGCTCGGGCTCACCGGACGATGTCATCGAGATCTATGACGTCCGCATCGCACTGGAGAAGGCGGCCGCGGAGGCGGCAGCGGCACGGCGGACCGAACTGCAAGTGGCGCACCTCGCGGAACTGCACCAGCAAGCGGTCGCGGCGGAGGATCCCGCCACCGCACGCCAGCTGAATTCGCAATGGCACGAAGTGCTTTGGGCTGCCTCGCACAATTCGACGTTGCGGGAAACCCTGACCAACCTGGTGGCCAGGCTGCGCCTGTGTGACCGCGAGGCGATGCACCGTGACGATCTGGCCGACGTGGTCACCGAGCACGAAGCGATCATGGACGCGGTCCGGCGCCATGATGCCGACGCCGCCAGCACAGCCATCGCCGCGCACCTCCAGCGGACCAAGCAGGAACGGCTCGACACGTTTGCGCGGCTGTACAGTCAGCCGCCAGTGTTTGAGCGGTGA
- a CDS encoding ECF transporter S component, with protein MSTPPTLDRPVLRWRVVDIVVASVLATAAGLIFVLWNIASNPVSAPLGAVLPGLQALLGGGWLFAGVLTALVIRKPGAAIYGELVAASVSALVGNQWGVLTLESGLVQGVGAELVFAAFLYRRWGLPTAVLSGAVAGVAMAINDLILWYPGSAAGFAAVYVVSGIASGAVLAGVLSWIVVRNLAKTGVLSRFASGRVAPSPAS; from the coding sequence ATGAGCACCCCGCCCACCCTTGATCGCCCCGTACTGCGCTGGCGCGTCGTCGACATCGTCGTCGCGAGTGTGCTCGCGACGGCGGCAGGGCTGATCTTCGTGCTGTGGAACATCGCATCCAATCCGGTCAGCGCACCCCTCGGCGCCGTGCTCCCCGGGCTGCAGGCGCTGCTCGGCGGCGGTTGGTTGTTCGCCGGTGTGCTCACCGCCCTGGTCATCCGCAAGCCGGGTGCGGCCATCTACGGCGAGCTCGTCGCGGCCTCGGTATCGGCGTTGGTGGGCAATCAGTGGGGTGTGCTCACACTCGAATCCGGCCTGGTCCAGGGTGTGGGCGCGGAGCTCGTCTTCGCGGCGTTCCTCTATCGGCGGTGGGGACTGCCCACCGCGGTGCTCTCCGGAGCAGTTGCCGGGGTCGCCATGGCCATCAACGACCTGATCCTCTGGTACCCGGGTTCGGCAGCCGGCTTCGCGGCGGTCTATGTGGTTTCGGGCATCGCCTCCGGTGCGGTACTTGCCGGAGTTCTGTCCTGGATCGTGGTGCGGAACCTGGCCAAGACCGGAGTCCTCAGCCGTTTTGCATCAGGACGTGTGGCGCCGAGCCCGGCTTCGTGA